In the genome of Flexistipes sinusarabici DSM 4947, one region contains:
- a CDS encoding tRNA (5-methylaminomethyl-2-thiouridine)(34)-methyltransferase MnmD: MANLVPLTDNKKPFVTADGSFSYYNLTYNEAYHAKSIGAYTESLHKFVFASGILEKLRYKEVWLLDICFGLGYNLAVLINEYLKKQGLHKLNILSVEKDPSVLSLLENNYLFWPVHSYSILRKLLEGNPVNNIDLNIIIDDATAVFEYLTFPFDVIFFDPFSKSKNPEMWDINVFKKLYSLLKNDGCIVTYACSASVRKKFYKAGFLSYDTRNLPTGFQKGTLMKKFVYLQ; this comes from the coding sequence ATGGCAAATTTAGTCCCATTAACAGATAATAAAAAACCTTTTGTAACCGCCGACGGTTCTTTTTCGTATTATAATCTCACTTATAATGAAGCATACCATGCCAAGTCCATAGGAGCTTATACAGAGAGCCTCCATAAATTTGTTTTTGCATCGGGAATACTTGAGAAACTGCGATATAAAGAAGTTTGGCTGCTGGATATATGTTTCGGACTGGGATATAATCTGGCTGTACTGATAAATGAATATTTGAAAAAACAAGGCCTACACAAACTGAACATTTTGAGTGTGGAAAAAGATCCCTCTGTGCTGTCGCTGCTGGAAAATAATTATCTGTTTTGGCCTGTTCATTCATACAGTATTTTGCGAAAGCTTTTGGAAGGGAATCCTGTTAACAATATAGATTTAAATATTATTATTGATGATGCTACGGCTGTTTTTGAGTATTTAACATTTCCTTTTGATGTTATCTTTTTTGACCCGTTTAGTAAAAGCAAAAATCCTGAAATGTGGGATATAAACGTTTTTAAAAAATTATATAGTCTTTTAAAAAATGACGGCTGCATTGTAACATATGCGTGCAGTGCATCTGTCAGAAAAAAATTTTACAAGGCCGGATTCCTTTCTTACGACACCAGAAACCTTCCAACCGGTTTTCAAAAAGGTACTTTAATGAAAAAATTTGTATATTTACAATAA